CCAGCACCATTTTCGCCGAACCATAGACCGCCTGCGCCGCAAAGCGCATCGCCTGCTGGCGCGGCAGGCCTGCCAACACGCCGGCGTCGGCAAGCGCTTCGATGAACATGAAGACATAGGCAGGCGAGGAACCGCTGATGCCGATGACGCCGTCAATCAGATATTCCGGCACGACTTCCGCCTGGCCGAAACTTTCAAAGATGGCTTTGACGTTGGCCAATTCTTCCTCACTCACTTTGTCGTTCGGACAAAGCGCCGCCATGCCCGCTTCGACCAGAGCCGGCGTATTCGGCATCGTCCGCACCACCTTGACCGTCTCGCCCGCCATGGCCGCGATCGCCGCCAAGGATTGTCCCGCCGCGATGCTGATCACGACTTTACCGTCCGTCAGCAAATCTTTAATGGAGTTAATGACCGGCGCGTACACATTCGGCTTGACCGCCAGGATCAGATAATCGGCTGCCTGCGCCACTTCGCGCCCCTCCGTCGTCGTCGTTATGCCATATAGCGCCTTCATCTCGGCCAGCTTTTCTTTATTCAAATCGGCCACGATAACCTGTTTGGCCGGCACCAGTCCTGCCGCCAGTATGCCGCCGATCATCGCACTGCCCATGTTGCCGCTGCCGATAAAACCAATCGTCTTCTTGTTCATTTTACTGCCTCCGCTTTTCACTATCGTCTTGCCGCTTCATCTCTATTTTATTTACACACCGAAGAAAAAATTCCTGCCGAATCGGATTCCTCAAGCAAAATGCTGCTCAGTCCGTTCGATAATCTCATCCTGCAGTTCCTTGCTCAAATTGCGGAAATGGTCGCTGTAACCCGCTACGCGCACGATCAGATCGCGGTATTCTTCGGGCCTTGCCTGCGCGTCGAGCAGCGTCTTGCGGTCGATGACATTGAACTGGATGTGATGCCCGTCCTGATTGAAATAGGCACGAATCAGCGAAGCCATGCCATTCAGCCCGCTTTCACCCGCCACGACCGCCGGCGTGAATTTCTGATTTAAAAGCGTCCCGCCCGTCATTAAGTGCTCCATCTTAACCGCGGATTGGATGACCGCCGTCGGCCCGTTGCGATCGGCCCCTTTCTCCGGTGAAATCCCTTCGGAGACCGGTTTTCCCGCGCGCCTGCCATTGGGACTTGCACCGATCACGGAACCGAAATAAACATGGCAGGTCGTCGGCAGCATGTCGATCCGGTAACTGCCTCCCTTCATGTTGGGTCGTCCGGTAACCAAATCGTAAAAGCACTGGAACACCTGCCGCATCACGTCATCGGCCTTATCCTCATCATTGCCGTATTTCGGCGTCTTATCGCGCACCAAGTGGAGAAGTCGCTCATGCCCCGCAAAATCATCGCGCAACGCCTGCATCAGTTCACCCATGGTAAAGCGCTGTTCTTCAAAAACATTGCACTTCAGCGCGACCAGACTGTCAGTGATCGTGCCGATGCCAACGCCTTGAATATAGTTGGTATTGTAGCGTGCTCCGCCCGCGTTATAATCCTGCCCTTTGCTGATGCAGTCGCTGGTGACGATCGAAAGGAACGGCGCCG
The Azotosporobacter soli DNA segment above includes these coding regions:
- the proC gene encoding pyrroline-5-carboxylate reductase; protein product: MNKKTIGFIGSGNMGSAMIGGILAAGLVPAKQVIVADLNKEKLAEMKALYGITTTTEGREVAQAADYLILAVKPNVYAPVINSIKDLLTDGKVVISIAAGQSLAAIAAMAGETVKVVRTMPNTPALVEAGMAALCPNDKVSEEELANVKAIFESFGQAEVVPEYLIDGVIGISGSSPAYVFMFIEALADAGVLAGLPRQQAMRFAAQAVYGSAKMVLETGKHPGELKDMVCSPGGTTIEAVATLEECGFRSAVIQAVNDCVAKSKAMSQKE